The Dioscorea cayenensis subsp. rotundata cultivar TDr96_F1 chromosome 16, TDr96_F1_v2_PseudoChromosome.rev07_lg8_w22 25.fasta, whole genome shotgun sequence sequence CATGAATCTCTTCCAAAACGGAAACCTTATATATCTGTATGATTAAAAATCaaccttaaaaaattttatataaaaacatttgTGAAGGctaatttgttcattttataaatcttaaaccaatataaaaaaaaacaacaacaacaaaaatgagCTCTGATGGTGGGTAGACAAAGAAAAacctcataataattatgttaTAAAGTTTggtaatataaatcaaaattaagttAAGTGCACCCGAAAATGATACCCAATGGTGTAACTCACAGTGGGTGGGGACCACAAAAGGAAGAGATCACATGAATGGTAAACGTGGGTGAGTGAACTCGTAGGTGCTGGAAAGCGTGGAGGCAAACACGCTCATATGAATCTCGTCACGTGCCCGCCATGTGATCCCACAAAGAACAAAAAGATCTCATCACTGCCGCCATCCACGGCACCGCTGCCTACGCTTCCAATTTGTAGtactttttggttttatttttgcatatacTTCCCTACAacttttaataattatgaattttatttttcccttcatttatttatactaataaaaatactcTATTAAATACAGGGGAATTTTACATATGCATCCACATAAAAAGTGTGTATTTGAacatgtgtaaaaaaaaaatggcactTTTCAAACAAgatttatattgatattttatgtAGGGACTATAAGCAAATAGTTGTGTTTTTATGATGGTAATGTGCAAATATCAACTTTATACAAGTGTACATCAGGTTGTTAGCCTCATAAATGATAATGAACCAAGCTTGACCAGGTCGTGGTCCAGCAGAGTTTGTAGCCAAGCTGGTGTAATTATACAGTTTTGacagggtatatatgcaaaaatatatgCATGTTTATTTGCAAACAATTTACAATATGGAACGTCAATCCATTCAGTAATTGAAAGTTATATTACATCTCAACTCTTTGTCAGACTATTCAAAAGATAAGGACCAAATTACATCCAATTCAAACTGATTCAAAGATTTTTcttaaaccaaaacaaaaaaacaaaaacaaaaacatcaactgAAACCACAGTGCTGAACACTCCCAATTGGTTCAGTTCAACTCAACTGAAACAGTGAAACAGCATCACTGAATTCCCAGTGTTGCACATGGAAGAAGACCCAACAATAACTACAGATGCATCATCGCTTCTGGCCACTGATGATACTCGAAGCTGGGAAGTTTGAGAGGTTGTCTTCTCCTTCGGCAATGCCATTCATCGTCGTTTTCATTTTCCAGGGATGGTAGAGAAGTTCCGCTTCCGGGGTTGGTCCATTGCTCGGCACGTCGAATAATAAATCCTGTTCAGAGCTTATGGCCGAAAACTGTATAGGGGTGGAAGGAGATGCAAAAAGGCTTCTGGGACTGAAGCAATCGACTTCATTATCGACAAATTCATCAATGTAGGAGACAGCTTTAGAGTTTGTATCGTTGTTGTTCCGATTTGGCGGCTTTGCTGATGCTACATTCACAACACCGGCTTTGCTTATTCTTTTAGGACTTCTCATGACACCATTTGTATCTGAAATTTCACATTATGAGAGACCGCATCGATAATTCTATTTGCATAGTAGAAGAAAATGAACACCGACCTCGGGATTTCTGGTTAGCACTATCACAGAGCCTTTTGAGGGGAGTCAAGCTGGAATTTGCGACAACGCTTGGCGTGTTTATTGTTTCCTTTCCTCTAGTTTTATGTTGTATTTCCTGATATCAAATGAACGCAAAAAATTAGCCAGATAGTAGTACTTCATTATAATAATTCAATCACgaaaagaattcaaaatttcataaaaaatttcattcaaatCTCATACCTGTAGTTCTTTACGATTTTCTACCCATttggttttattcaaattaagcAAAACAAGTCTCTTTAAAGTTCTACACTCATCAGCCTTCACTCCCAGCAAAGAGAGATCGAAAACTCCTTCACGAAAGTAACTGTTGGTAGTAAGAGAAGTTCTCGATGAATTGTGAACTAGAAAACATCTTCTCAAGGCTGCGCAATTTAAAAAGATTCGTGTCATTCGCCAGAaagacaataaaatataaagatcatAAGAAGCACAAACATGCCTCTCAGGTGGCTTTGCTGTATCCACAGATGGTAAATACTTCATCAGCTTCTGCCGTTCCTCTTGCGTCAAGTGTGCCATAAACACCTCAAAGTTAAAAACATCCTGCCACAACAATAAGTCATGAACAGAAGCATTTCTCCTATAAATTAAACACATACAAGTATACTAAAAAAGCAAACTCACTTTCAGATTGGAGGAACTCAAGGGCGAATCCCTATTTCTGATAAATTGTAGCATTTCATCAGATGATTTATCCCTGGGAAACACAGACACGACAAATGAGTAATGCAACATTGTGAGATACCAAAAttccaaaaacataataatcatTTTGTCGGGAAGTACCTAGTTGCATGTCCCAATAACATTTGAGTTGTCGGCTTTGCATGAGAAGAACCTATTACCCTGCTCTCGCCATGCACAGGAAAAGAAGTAGAGCCTGAAAAAGTCTCACTGTGAATACAAGACTTGTTATCTGTTGGAATTGAGCTCGCCTCTGATTCCTCATCCAGAGTTTTTGAATTTGGATGCCTAATAAGTAAACCTCCATGTCCAATCTCATCGGAGCCGAAGAGAGTTTCATTTTCAAGAAGAAGATCTTCTTCGGAGGATGCAGAAAGGCAAAATGACTGTTCATGCCATATGGAGTAAAGGTCCTTAGTGAGCTTCTCAACAGGTGAGGGTTTCGGGCGAGCTACCCATGTCCTCTTCCTAGATGGAACTAGTGAATCCCACACAATGGATTGAGCTGAACATGAAAGTTAAAACAATTGATAATTATCAGTTTTCAGGCTATAGACTTTACATCTACTTGATCAAAGtaaaatatttccaaataaaaaaaaatcctactgcaattgtttgaaaatttagaaatggaGCTGTCATTTATAATGTATCAAGCTGAAACTATTGAGTTTAGAGATTAGTGTCATTCATGTTCAGATATACTCTTCTATATTGTTTTCAATCGTCATAGTGCATCTTGGAGGTAAAATTCAGTAACATATAGAATACATTTGGACAGTTTTAGTAGGACATAGATACAAATGAGGATTCAACACATTCATTTGGTAAAAGACAATATGTG is a genomic window containing:
- the LOC120279255 gene encoding LOW QUALITY PROTEIN: GATA transcription factor 26-like (The sequence of the model RefSeq protein was modified relative to this genomic sequence to represent the inferred CDS: deleted 2 bases in 2 codons), encoding MGKQGPCCHCGVTSTPLWRNGPPEKPVLCNACGSRWRTKGSLLNYTPMHARELIPDSEEFKAARVNKSVSFKPKEQKLPKKKADNASSEIGHEMQCCDQNFKKIREEDPSNRSSSGSAISFSESCAHFGTADASDLTAQSIVWDSLVPSRKRTWVARPKPSPVEKLTKDLYSIWHEQSFCLSASSEEDLLLENETLFGSDEIGHGGLLIRHPNSKTLDEESEASSIPTDNKSCIHSETFSGSTSFPVHGESRVIGSSHAKPTTQMLLGHATRDKSSDEMLQFIRNRDSPLSSSNLKDVFNFEVFMAHLTQEERQKLMKYLPSVDTAKPPESLEKMFSSSQFIENFSYYQQLLSEGVFDLSLLGVKADECRTLKRLVLLNLNKTKWVENRKELQEIQHKTRGKETINTPSVVANSSLTPLKRLCDSANQKSRDTNGVMRSPKRISKAGVVNVASAKPPNRNNNDTNSKAVSYIDEFVDNEVDCFSPRSLFASPSTPIQFSAISSEQDLLFDVPSNGPTPEAELLYHPWKMKTTMNGIAEGEDNLSNFPASSIISGQKR